In Carya illinoinensis cultivar Pawnee chromosome 16, C.illinoinensisPawnee_v1, whole genome shotgun sequence, a single window of DNA contains:
- the LOC122299883 gene encoding heavy metal-associated isoprenylated plant protein 47-like codes for MKQKIVIEVICKKRRSKAMALAATKHGVSSVSLDGQNPYQLVVVGDDVDAACLIEYLRKKVGQASLVTVEKIVEKVPEKKKDPPPACVCKVPPYCYQPPMGFCHGVYVEYPPGCNVCWGNGFHWPWY; via the exons ATGAAG CAAAAGATCGTCATTGAGGTAATATGTAAGAAACGCCGTTCCAAAGCCATGGCCCTGGCTGCTACAAAACATG GGGTTTCGTCAGTGTCATTAGATGGGCAAAACCCATATCAACTGGTGGTGGTCGGAGATGATGTTGATGCAGCTTGCTTGATAGAATATTTGAGAAAGAAGGTTGGCCAAGCTAGCTTAGTAACCGTGGAAAAAATAGTGGAGAAAGTGCCCGAGAAGAAAAAAGATCCACCTCCAGCTTGTGTGTGCAAAGTACCACCTTATTGTTACCAACCACCGATGGGATTTTGTCATGGGGTTTATGTCGAATATCCACCTGGTTGCAATGTCTGCTGGGGGAATGGATTTCACTGGCCCTGGTACTGA
- the LOC122298963 gene encoding uncharacterized protein LOC122298963, whose product MGFEGATDFEASLSTNEATFKSESFWVQLHNLPLAAMTEELGKLIGSGMGKVLKVEFLVHYTIPFCFASKSSYSDQILVILARISISVSVLFRIVL is encoded by the exons ATGGGGTTTGAGGGCGCCACA GATTTTGAAGCCAGTCTATCAACTAATGAAGCTACATTCAAGTCGGAATCTTTTTGGGTACAATTACACAATTTACCACTTGCTGCAATGACAGAGGAGTTGGGTAAGCTTATTGGATCAGGCATGGGTAAGGTTCTCAAAGTAGAG TTTTTAGTACACTATACCATTCCATTCTGTTTCGCTTCAAAATCTAGTTATTCCGATCAAATTCTGGTCATTTTGGCTAGAATTAGCATTTCAGTCTCCGTTCTGTTTCGgattgttttgtaa